AACCCCGGTAATGTCAAACAATGGATGAGTGATAATGATGGCGTGATTCGAGTGGCATTTGCAGATGGGATTTTATATCGTGAAGGAGAAAGTGCCGAATTCAGAGAGGTATTATCCATCGATGTTGATGATGCCTTTGTTCCTCATTACTTTACTCCTGATAATCAACATGTGTATGCATACTCCAATCTGGGAAGAGATAAGATAACGATTGTGCAGTATGATCTCAATGAGGGTAAAGAGATACGGGTCCTTTTCGAACACCCGGTGTACGATGTGTTCGGGGATGACGAGCGCGATTATTTCAAGTGTTCGTACCGGGCACAAACACTGCAGTATGCGTTGTTTACCGCAGAGCGCAGAAAATTGCATTTCTTCGATGAGGAAATAGGACGCCTGTATGATAGATTGCTGAAAGAGATGGGAGATTACGAGATAGTATTCGAATCGTCGAGTGACGATTTCAGCAGGTTAATACTAAAGGCGAGTAGTGATCGCATGCCCGGAGCATATTATCTGTACGACAGGAATTGTGATGAACTAGAATTACTGCATAAAGTTGCCCCCTGGCTCGATGAAAACGAGATGGCGGTGATGCAGCCAGTGCATTACACTGCACGCGATGGATTAGAAATACATGGCTATTTAACGCTGCCGAAAGGCGTGAAGGCTGAGAATCTTCCGGTCGTCGTTCATGTTCATGCTGGACCGCAGTGGCGTAATTCATGGGGTTTTGATGCGAGAACACAGTTTTTTGCGAACCGGGGGTATGCAGTACTCCAGGTTAATTTCCGGGGTTCAACCGGATATGGAAAAGAATTCTTGAGAGCGGGTTTCCGGCAGTGGGGACTCAGAATGCAGGATGATATTACCGACGGGGTAAAGTGGCTGATCGACAAAGGCATAGCTGACAAAAACAGAATTGCGATATTCGGCTGGAGTTACGGCGGGTATGCAGCCCTGGCAGGCGTGACATTCACACCGGATTTGTATGCATGCGGTATTGATCTGTGGGGGATATCCAACTATTTCACGCTCTACGAAGGTTTTCCTCCTTACTGGAAATCCTATCTGGAGCAGATAAATGAACGATGGGGAGATCCGGTGAAGGATAGCCTTCAAATGTACCAGACAAGTCCTGTGTTCCACGTGGAAAATATTAGAGTTCCCGTGTTCATTGCCCAGGGGGCAAATGACTCACGCGTACGTATGAGACAGTCAGAACAGATGGTAGAGGAACTAAAGAAATACAACAAGGAATTCGAATATGAACTCATCCAGGGAGAAGGACATGCTTTTTCCAACGAGAAAAAAACAATAGACCTCATGGTGAAAATAGAGAATTTCTTAGCACGTCATATCGGGCGCGCGAAGGCGGAAGATTAATGGATCGCACCGTTAAAACTAATTCAGTGTGAGCGTAACAGTTGGTTGGGAGAAAGAGAGGTCGGCTTTCACCGATTCCTCATTTTTTGTGCGGTATCTTTCCGAATGTTTCATCTCGATTCTCTCGATACTATAGTGAGACTATTGTGTGCCCGTGTATTTACCAATCTTTTGGAGATATTGCTACAGGACTTCATTTTATTAACTGGAAATTAGTTGTCGTTTATAAGGTAGTTGTGCTCGCTAGTGGGCTGGGGTTAAATTCCGTTTCTCCAGTGAAATGCCCTTGAAATATGTAATATCTGCGGCTCAGCTTCTGCCTCAGGTATAACGCGCTTGACTGGTAATCGATTTGCACTATAGTATATTCAGAGATACGGGTTTGCTCCTTCAGGCATATAATGAAGATATAGCATTCTGTGACAAAATCATAAATCTGAGCAAAAATTGGTGCCGAAGGATCTGGGCCTGGACGATACCGCCGCGTCTCGAGACTATCTATTTATACAAATTATTTTTGCTCTGTTCAATAATCTGTATTTCATGAACATTTGTTTGTTGTGTATTTTCGCGGTAGAAGAATAGGAGGAGAGATGA
This portion of the candidate division WOR-3 bacterium genome encodes:
- a CDS encoding S9 family peptidase — translated: MHEIRTVHMLLMVTFFLSGMVTGNCQTEPVPQISVEDFFRNPEETDYKLSPDGKYYAYVGSYKGNDNIFLREVGSPEAIRLTDATDRDINRFFWGNNTYVMYLQDNDGDENYKLYRVHIRQKNVDCMTPFEGVKVTIIDLLRNMPDDIIVGMNKRDPELFDPYRLNIATGEMVLLAENPGNVKQWMSDNDGVIRVAFADGILYREGESAEFREVLSIDVDDAFVPHYFTPDNQHVYAYSNLGRDKITIVQYDLNEGKEIRVLFEHPVYDVFGDDERDYFKCSYRAQTLQYALFTAERRKLHFFDEEIGRLYDRLLKEMGDYEIVFESSSDDFSRLILKASSDRMPGAYYLYDRNCDELELLHKVAPWLDENEMAVMQPVHYTARDGLEIHGYLTLPKGVKAENLPVVVHVHAGPQWRNSWGFDARTQFFANRGYAVLQVNFRGSTGYGKEFLRAGFRQWGLRMQDDITDGVKWLIDKGIADKNRIAIFGWSYGGYAALAGVTFTPDLYACGIDLWGISNYFTLYEGFPPYWKSYLEQINERWGDPVKDSLQMYQTSPVFHVENIRVPVFIAQGANDSRVRMRQSEQMVEELKKYNKEFEYELIQGEGHAFSNEKKTIDLMVKIENFLARHIGRAKAED